The DNA window AAGGCCGGCCGCACCAAGGCGCTGATGTGCCAGGCCTGTCATGGCCTCGACGGGCTATCGAAAACCCCGGACGCGCCGAACATCGCCGGTCAAACCGAGCCATATCTCGTTACCCAACTGCAGGCATTCAAATCCGGCACGCGAAAGAACGACGCGATGTCGGTGGTTGCGCCATCGCTGTCCGACGCCGATATCGAAGACCTCGCCGCCTATTTTTCGGCGATCGAGATCACCGTCGGCAAGCTCCCGCAATAGGCGCGATCTGGATTATGGCGCGGCCGGCAGCGCGACCGGAATAAAGCCATACGACTTCAGCGTCGCCTGCCCCTGCGGCGACAACAGATACATCGCGAAATCGGCGCCGCCGGGCTGCGCCTTGCGTGAGACCGTCAGGCCGTATTCGGGGCCGACGGAAAGCTCCGGCGGTAGTCCGACCGATTTGTAGTTCGGCGAGGTTCTGACGATCTCGCGTGCGCCTGAACAATAATAAATGAACAGATCGATCTGGTGATCATCGAGCGCGACCAGCAGTCGCGGACGCCCGTTGACTGGAGTCGTTATCGCGGGACCGCCGAATAATTGCTGCGCCTTACCGGAAAGCGTTTGGAAAGCGCCGGGCCGGATCGCGTCGATCTTGCGAAACATCTCCCAGGTGTAGTCGCCGGCCGGATCGGAAACCGGCGTCGATGTGCCTATCTTGATATCAGGCCTCAGCAGCGTCTCGACCAGACTGCCGCTGTCGACCACACTGTCGGCCATGGTCACGACGCACAGGGCATTGCGCGCGAACATCACGCTCGGACCGGATATACCGGCATCGGTCAGGACCTGCGCGTGAGGCAACGCGGCCGAAGCGAAGACATCGAACGCCTCGCCCTTTTGCAGACGTTCGCGCAGCACGCCGGATGGTCCCCACACTGGGGCGAAGCTGCTGCCGTATTGTTTGCTGAAATCGGCGAAAACAGCCGTGAAGGCGTCCTTCAGGCTGCCGGCCGCCATGACGCGGATATCTGTCGCGGACGCGGACGACGAAGCCAACCCAATCATGACCGCCACCAGCCAGGCACGCATGGAATTATTCCACGTCATTCCGGGATGGTCCGAAGGACCAGACCCGGAATCTCGCGATTCCGGGTTCGTGCTCCGCACGTCCCGGAATGACGATGCATGAAAATTGGCCCCGCGTCACTTGCCGCAAGGTCGCCTAATGCGCCCGGAGCGCCATTTTCTGCGCCGGCTGGGCCACTAAAGCCTCGCCGAGTTCGCTTTGCTGGTCGCGCGGGATAGAAAAGCAGACGCTGAAGCCGTCGACGGTACGCAGCGTCACCATGCCCTGCGTGGGATCGGACGATTGCTCGACCACCCATGACGCCAGCGGATATGCGTAGCGCAGGCTTTGATCGCCAAATCGGGTTTGAAGAGCCTTGTCGATCAATCCCGGCAGGGTCATCGCCAGCGCGCCGACCTGGTTCAGCGATAGCCGGATCGTCGCCGGCTTGCCGTTGGAATCGACAAAACCGAGCGAAATGGCGTCGCCATCGGCTGCGACCTCGCAACTGGTGAGCGCCTGGGTTTCGATCTCCATCATCAAGCTCCCGGACCGTTATTCGTTATATTCTCTGGAATATATCGCTATCCCGCCGGCCGCGTCCAGCCGGTATTAAAGTCAGCCGGACCGCCGCCGGACCCGGTAGTCCGCCTCCCGCATTCGTGATATACATAAAAATATAACGAGGCCTATGGAAAAGGTCCGTACACAGGGAGAGCAAAGCCATGAGTGATTTCAAGCTTCTCATCGACGGCAAGATGGTAGCCGGCGACCAGACCATGCCGGTCCTCAATCCCGCGACCGAAGAGGTGCTGGCGCAATGCCCGCGCGCCTCCAAGGACCAGCTCAATGCCGCCGTTGCCGCGGCCAAGGCGGCGTTTCCGGCCTGGTCGGCGACCCCGATCGAAGAGCGCCGCAGGCTTGTCACGAAAATGGCCGACGTCATCGAAGCCAATACCAACGAGCTGGCGCGCCTCCTGACCAGCGAGCAGGGCAAACCGCTCGCGGATGCCACCGGCGAGGTCATGGGCATGGCCGGCTTCTTCCGCTATCTCAGCTCGCTCGACCTGCCGATGCGCGTGATCGAGGACAGCGGCGATCGCCGCGTTGAGGCCTATCGCCGCCCGCTCGGCGTGATCGGCGCCATCATTCCCTGGAACTATCCGCTGCTGATCCTCAGCTTCAAACTGCCTTCCGCGCTCTTGGCCGGCAATACGCTGGTGGTGAAGCCGGCGCCGACCACCCCGCTGTCGACGCTGAAATTTGCCGAGCTGGTCAAGGATATCCTGCCCAAAGGCGTGTTGAACGTCATTGCCGACGCCAACGATCTCGGCGACTTAATGACCAAACATCCCGACATCCGCAAGATCTCCTTCACCGGATCGACCGCGACGGGCCAGAAGGTGATGGCGAACGCAGCAGCGACTTTGAAGCGCATCACGCTGGAACTGGGCGGCAACGATGCCAGCATCGTGCTCGACGACGTCGATCCGAAGAAGGTCGCGCCCGGCATTTTCGAAGGCGCGTTCCAGAACTCGGGCCAGGTCTGCCTCGCCATCAAGCGGCTCTACGTCCACGAGTCGGTCTATGACGAAATCTGCAACGAGCTGGTGGCGATTGCCAAGAACACGGTGGTCGACGACGGATCGAAACAGGGCACCAAGCTCGGGCCGCTGCAGAACAAGATGCAGTACGAGAAGGTGAAGGGTTTCCTCGAAGACGCGCGCAAGAACGGCAACGTGATTGCCGGCGGTTCGGCGATGGATCGTCCCGGCTATTTCATCGAGCCGACCATCGTGCGCGACATCAAGGAAGGCTCCAGGCTGGTTGACGAGGAACAGTTCGGACCGGTGCTGCCGGTGATCAAATATTCCGACAATGAAGACGTGATCCGCCGCGCCAACGCCACCAATTACGGCCTCGGCGCTTCGGTCTGGTCGTCGGATACCGCGCGCGCCCACAAGATCGCCAGCCGTATCGAGGCTGGAACGGTCTGGATCAACAAGCATCTCGACATGGCGCCGCATATCCCGTTCGGCGGAGCTAAGCAGTCGGGCATCGGTACCGAATTCGCCGAGGAAGGTCTCGCCGAATTCACCCAGCTCCAGATCATCAACGAAGCACGCACCTAACTGATGCAGAAGACCGCTGCGGCGACGCCGCAGCGGTCAAGCCCGTGACGGAAGTAACTACCGTCGAGCATTTCTTCCGTCGTTTTGGAATTCAGGACAATGCGTTGCTCGGGTGAGCCGAGCCTGCACAACGCCTAACGCCTCGAAATTCGGCGTCGTTCCTAAAAAACCGGCTAGTTCCGGAACCAGGGAGAATGTCATGTATCAAGAAGCGATCGAGAAAGTCTCCAAGCAGGTACTCATCCGAGACCGATACGAAAATTTCATCGGCGGCAAGTGGGTGGCCCCGACGGAAGGGCGCTACTTCGACAATCCCAGCCCGATTACGGGCAAGAAACTCTGCTCGGTTCCGCGCTCCTCCGCGGCCGACATCGAGCTGGCGCTGGACGCGGCGCACAAGGCCAGAGATGCCTGGGGCAAGACGCCGGTGGCCGAGCGCTCCCGCCTGCTGAACAAGATCGCCGACAAACTGGAAGCCAATCTCGACCTGCTGGCGCTGGTCGAGACGCTGGACAACGGCAAGCCGATCCGCGAGACGACTTATGCGGACATGCCCCTGGTCGTCGATCACTGGCGCTATTTCGCCAGCGTCATACGTGCCCAGGAAGGCGGCATTTCGGAAATCGATGCCGAGACGGTCGCCTATCACTACCACGAGCCGCTCGGCGTCGTCGGCCAGATCATTCCGTGGAATTTTCCGATCCTGATGGCGACCTGGAAACTGGCGCCGGCACTTGCCGCGGGCAATTGCGTGGTGCTCAAACCGGCTGAGCAAACGCCGCTCGGCATCCTCGTCGTGATGGAGCTGATCGCCGATATCCTGCCGCCCGGCGTCGTCAACGTCGTCAACGGTTTTGGTGTCGAGGCCGGCAAGCCTCTGGCGCAAAACAAGCGGATCGCGAAGATCGCCTTCACCGGCGAGACCACGACGGGGCGGCTGATTATGCAATACGCGTCCGACAATATCATTCCGGTCACGCTCGAACTCGGCGGCAAGTCGCCGAACATCTTCTTTGCCGACGTCGCCGGTGCGGACGATGAGTTTTTCGACAAGGCACTCGAAGGTTTCGCCATGTTCGCCCTCAATCAGGGCGAGGTCTGCACCTGCCCCAGTCGTGCGCTGGTTCAGGAGTCGATCTACGACAGGTTCATGGAACGCGCGGTCGCCCGGACCAAGAAGATCAAGCAGGGCCACCCGCTCGACGCGACAACCATGATCGGCGCTCAGGCCTCGAACGATCAGCTGGAGAAAATCCTGTCCTATTTCGACATCGGCAAGCAGGAAGGCGCGAAAGTGCTGACCGGCGGCAAGCGTGCGCAGCTCGGCGGCGAGATCGCCGAGGGCTATTACGTCGAACCGACGATCTTCGAAGGCAACAACAAGATGCGCGTGTTCCAGGAGGAAATCTTTGGGCCGGTCGTATCGGTGACGAAGTTCAAGGATGAAGACGAGGCCCTCGCCATCGCCAACGACACGCTTTACGGGCTTGGCGCCGGCGTCTGGACCCGTAACAGCAATCGCGCCTACAAGTTTGGACGCGCGATCCAGGCCGGTCGCGTATGGACCAACTGCTATCACGCCTACCCGGCCCATGCCGCCTTCGGCGGCTACAAGGCGTCCGGTATCGGCCGTGAAAACCACAAGATGATGCTCGATCATTATCAGAACACCAAGAACATCCTGGTGAGCTACGGCACCAAGGCGCTTGGTTTCTTCTAGGATCTGGCGGGAATAAATAGAAATTGGAAACGTCATTACGAGCGAAGCGAAGCAATCCAGGGCAACGAAGGAAGAGCTGGATTGCTTCGTCGCTTTGCTCC is part of the Bradyrhizobium canariense genome and encodes:
- a CDS encoding c-type cytochrome, with amino-acid sequence MIVRLIASVCLLAAGGSMCSAGDIKAGRTKALMCQACHGLDGLSKTPDAPNIAGQTEPYLVTQLQAFKSGTRKNDAMSVVAPSLSDADIEDLAAYFSAIEITVGKLPQ
- a CDS encoding substrate-binding domain-containing protein — its product is MRAWLVAVMIGLASSSASATDIRVMAAGSLKDAFTAVFADFSKQYGSSFAPVWGPSGVLRERLQKGEAFDVFASAALPHAQVLTDAGISGPSVMFARNALCVVTMADSVVDSGSLVETLLRPDIKIGTSTPVSDPAGDYTWEMFRKIDAIRPGAFQTLSGKAQQLFGGPAITTPVNGRPRLLVALDDHQIDLFIYYCSGAREIVRTSPNYKSVGLPPELSVGPEYGLTVSRKAQPGGADFAMYLLSPQGQATLKSYGFIPVALPAAP
- a CDS encoding aldehyde dehydrogenase family protein, whose protein sequence is MSDFKLLIDGKMVAGDQTMPVLNPATEEVLAQCPRASKDQLNAAVAAAKAAFPAWSATPIEERRRLVTKMADVIEANTNELARLLTSEQGKPLADATGEVMGMAGFFRYLSSLDLPMRVIEDSGDRRVEAYRRPLGVIGAIIPWNYPLLILSFKLPSALLAGNTLVVKPAPTTPLSTLKFAELVKDILPKGVLNVIADANDLGDLMTKHPDIRKISFTGSTATGQKVMANAAATLKRITLELGGNDASIVLDDVDPKKVAPGIFEGAFQNSGQVCLAIKRLYVHESVYDEICNELVAIAKNTVVDDGSKQGTKLGPLQNKMQYEKVKGFLEDARKNGNVIAGGSAMDRPGYFIEPTIVRDIKEGSRLVDEEQFGPVLPVIKYSDNEDVIRRANATNYGLGASVWSSDTARAHKIASRIEAGTVWINKHLDMAPHIPFGGAKQSGIGTEFAEEGLAEFTQLQIINEART
- the adh gene encoding aldehyde dehydrogenase, whose product is MYQEAIEKVSKQVLIRDRYENFIGGKWVAPTEGRYFDNPSPITGKKLCSVPRSSAADIELALDAAHKARDAWGKTPVAERSRLLNKIADKLEANLDLLALVETLDNGKPIRETTYADMPLVVDHWRYFASVIRAQEGGISEIDAETVAYHYHEPLGVVGQIIPWNFPILMATWKLAPALAAGNCVVLKPAEQTPLGILVVMELIADILPPGVVNVVNGFGVEAGKPLAQNKRIAKIAFTGETTTGRLIMQYASDNIIPVTLELGGKSPNIFFADVAGADDEFFDKALEGFAMFALNQGEVCTCPSRALVQESIYDRFMERAVARTKKIKQGHPLDATTMIGAQASNDQLEKILSYFDIGKQEGAKVLTGGKRAQLGGEIAEGYYVEPTIFEGNNKMRVFQEEIFGPVVSVTKFKDEDEALAIANDTLYGLGAGVWTRNSNRAYKFGRAIQAGRVWTNCYHAYPAHAAFGGYKASGIGRENHKMMLDHYQNTKNILVSYGTKALGFF